One genomic window of Inquilinus sp. KBS0705 includes the following:
- the tal gene encoding transaldolase: MENKVKKIHDFGQSIWLDFIDREIISSGNLQKLIDEDGIRGVTSNPAIFEKAISSSSDYDADIAEYGKDSGTTEELFFKLAIKDIQAAADLFNPLYNEGVVGADGYVSLEVSPFLALDAEGTAKQAELLWKQVDRKNVMIKIPGTKPGLKAIRETIAKGINVNVTLLFGLERYEEVTEAYISGLEDHLAAGHNIEHISSVASFFLSRIDVVVDPLLEEKGLKDLVGEVAVASAKKAYEIYKRVFSTERWKKLEAKGAKPQRLLWASTGSKNPAFKDTKYVEALIGPDTVDTVPLETIEAFRDHGIAADTLMLGLDQATETLARIKAAGINLDEITQKLEDEGIDKFNKPFEKLLKAIEDQKSKV; this comes from the coding sequence ATGGAAAATAAAGTAAAAAAAATACATGATTTCGGCCAAAGCATCTGGCTTGATTTTATTGACCGCGAGATAATCAGCAGCGGTAACCTGCAAAAATTAATTGACGAGGATGGCATCCGTGGGGTAACATCCAACCCTGCTATTTTTGAGAAAGCAATCTCAAGCTCGTCAGACTATGACGCTGACATTGCAGAATATGGTAAAGACAGCGGAACAACCGAAGAGTTATTTTTTAAACTGGCTATAAAAGATATACAGGCAGCTGCCGACCTTTTTAACCCTTTATACAACGAAGGTGTTGTAGGTGCCGATGGTTACGTAAGTTTAGAGGTGTCGCCATTTTTAGCACTGGATGCCGAAGGTACTGCCAAACAAGCCGAACTGCTTTGGAAGCAGGTAGACCGCAAAAACGTAATGATAAAGATACCGGGTACCAAACCGGGTTTAAAAGCCATACGCGAAACCATTGCTAAGGGCATTAATGTAAACGTTACCCTGCTTTTTGGTTTAGAGCGCTACGAAGAAGTTACCGAAGCCTATATTTCGGGTTTAGAAGACCACCTGGCCGCAGGCCATAATATCGAGCACATATCATCGGTAGCCAGTTTCTTTTTAAGCCGTATAGATGTTGTGGTTGACCCATTATTAGAAGAAAAAGGCTTAAAAGACCTTGTAGGCGAAGTAGCCGTTGCATCAGCGAAAAAAGCATACGAAATTTATAAAAGAGTGTTCAGTACTGAGCGCTGGAAAAAACTGGAAGCTAAAGGCGCCAAACCACAGCGTTTGCTTTGGGCCAGTACCGGTAGTAAAAACCCTGCGTTTAAAGATACTAAGTATGTAGAGGCGCTTATTGGCCCCGATACTGTTGATACTGTTCCGTTAGAAACCATCGAAGCTTTCCGCGACCATGGTATTGCAGCCGATACTTTAATGCTGGGCTTAGACCAGGCAACCGAAACTTTAGCCAGGATCAAAGCCGCAGGTATTAACCTTGACGAGATCACTCAGAAGTTGGAAGATGAAGGCATCGATAAATTCAACAAACCTTTCGAAAAATTACTTAAGGCTATAGAAGATCAAAAAAGCAAGGTTTAA
- a CDS encoding HAD-IA family hydrolase yields the protein MNNSDLKILFFDVGGILLSNGWGHESRHEAAKKFGLDYEEVNALHNFIFNVYEIGSITLDEYLDRVIFNHPRDFVREDFKEFIYAQSVELPDMLKWLKQWKKDCGFRIISINNEGKELNDYRVQKFKLHECFDAFISSCEVKMRKPDPGIWQLAMGIAQATPSQCVYFDDRIMFVQAAERLGIRAFHHTNFEQTKNILNDLKNEKFN from the coding sequence ATGAATAACTCCGATCTTAAAATACTCTTCTTTGACGTTGGGGGCATATTGCTGAGCAATGGCTGGGGGCACGAATCAAGGCACGAAGCGGCTAAAAAGTTTGGGTTAGATTACGAAGAAGTGAACGCGCTGCACAATTTCATTTTCAACGTATACGAAATTGGCAGCATCACTTTGGATGAATACCTTGATAGGGTGATTTTTAACCACCCGCGCGATTTTGTGCGAGAGGATTTTAAAGAGTTCATCTATGCGCAATCTGTTGAACTACCCGATATGCTCAAATGGTTAAAGCAGTGGAAAAAGGATTGCGGTTTCCGTATCATATCCATTAACAACGAGGGTAAAGAACTGAACGATTACCGCGTGCAAAAATTTAAACTGCACGAGTGTTTTGATGCCTTTATATCATCGTGCGAGGTAAAAATGCGCAAACCCGACCCGGGTATATGGCAGCTGGCAATGGGCATTGCCCAGGCAACGCCAAGCCAGTGTGTGTATTTTGACGACCGGATAATGTTTGTACAAGCGGCAGAGCGGCTGGGCATACGTGCTTTCCATCATACCAACTTTGAGCAAACAAAAAATATATTAAACGATCTTAAGAACGAAAAATTCAATTAA
- the gndA gene encoding NADP-dependent phosphogluconate dehydrogenase, translating to MSSTTDKYAFGMIGLGVMGRSLLLNMADHGFAVAGHDKDTGKVASLNEEAGDRKAKGFGDVKEFIQSLTSPRAIMMLVPAGKIVDAVIEELTPLLDKGDILIDGGNSHFTDTNRRVDELEAKGLHFFGMGVSGGEEGARKGPSMMPGGDKDAYNVMKPIFEAIAAKVDGVPCVTYIGPGASGHFVKMVHNGIEYGIMQLLAETYEIMKKGLKMDNDAIGKVFAEWNEGRLQSFLLDITKDIFKYKAPGTDHLLLDDIKDEARAKGTGKWTSQSAMDLQAPIPTVDTAVAMRDLSKYKSLRTKAAGIYSTTDHEAIEGNAAELLTAMEQAFYFTMIISYAQGMHMLSLASAEYKYELKLDEIAKIWRGGCIIRSKFLENIYGAYGKDKTLEHLLLDSDVAALVEGTLPGIRKVVAAAVTAGIAAPAYASSLSYFDAFRSERMPSNLTQAQRDYFGAHTYELIGKEGTFHTQWAPTKD from the coding sequence ATGAGCTCAACAACAGATAAATATGCCTTTGGCATGATAGGCTTAGGCGTTATGGGCCGCAGCTTGCTGCTAAACATGGCCGACCATGGTTTTGCAGTAGCAGGGCATGATAAAGATACAGGTAAGGTAGCATCGTTAAACGAAGAAGCCGGCGACCGTAAGGCAAAAGGCTTTGGCGATGTAAAGGAATTTATACAAAGCTTAACCTCGCCGCGCGCCATTATGATGCTGGTGCCTGCCGGTAAAATTGTTGATGCCGTAATTGAAGAACTTACCCCCTTGCTTGATAAGGGCGATATTTTAATTGATGGCGGTAACTCGCACTTTACCGATACAAACCGCCGTGTAGACGAGCTGGAGGCAAAAGGCCTGCACTTTTTTGGCATGGGTGTATCTGGTGGCGAAGAAGGTGCGCGCAAAGGCCCAAGCATGATGCCGGGCGGCGATAAAGACGCCTATAACGTGATGAAGCCCATATTTGAAGCTATTGCCGCTAAGGTTGATGGCGTTCCGTGTGTAACCTACATTGGGCCGGGCGCATCTGGTCACTTTGTAAAAATGGTGCATAATGGTATCGAGTACGGTATAATGCAATTACTGGCCGAAACCTACGAAATAATGAAGAAAGGCCTTAAGATGGATAACGATGCCATTGGCAAAGTATTCGCTGAGTGGAACGAAGGCCGTTTGCAATCATTTCTGTTGGATATTACCAAAGACATATTTAAATATAAAGCACCCGGGACAGACCATCTGTTGTTAGACGATATTAAGGATGAGGCCCGCGCAAAGGGTACCGGTAAATGGACATCGCAAAGCGCTATGGACCTGCAGGCACCCATCCCTACGGTTGATACCGCTGTAGCAATGCGCGATCTTTCTAAATACAAATCGCTGCGTACAAAGGCGGCGGGCATTTACAGCACTACAGACCACGAGGCTATTGAGGGCAATGCTGCCGAGTTGTTAACCGCTATGGAGCAGGCCTTTTATTTCACCATGATAATTAGCTACGCGCAAGGCATGCACATGTTATCATTAGCATCGGCGGAGTATAAATATGAGCTGAAACTGGATGAGATAGCCAAAATATGGCGCGGCGGATGTATCATCCGTTCAAAATTCTTAGAAAACATTTACGGTGCTTACGGCAAGGATAAAACACTTGAACATTTACTGTTAGACAGCGATGTAGCAGCTTTGGTTGAAGGCACACTGCCCGGCATACGCAAAGTGGTTGCCGCGGCCGTTACCGCAGGTATTGCAGCACCGGCTTATGCCTCATCATTAAGTTATTTTGATGCTTTCCGCAGCGAGCGTATGCCGTCAAACTTAACACAGGCACAACGCGATTACTTTGGCGCGCATACCTACGAATTGATAGGCAAGGAAGGTACTTTCCACACACAATGGGCACCTACTAAAGATTAA
- a CDS encoding xanthine dehydrogenase family protein subunit M: MKQFQYVRANTREGAIAAISKPGTKIIAGGTNLVDLMKRGVTAPDKLVDITHLPLKDISESQGNVMTMTVGALALNSVVAENARVKDLFPLLSMALKAGASPQLRNMATVGGNMMQRTRCSYFYDTALPCNKREPGTGCGAMEGYNRMHAIFGASDKCIAVHPSDMCVALAALDATAVVAGTKGERRIPFTDFHRLPGQHPELDNTLLPGEMIIAVEIPANNFAKNSYYLKVRDRQSYAFALVSVAAALDIQGGVIKGARLAMGGVAHKPWRLFDAEKALIGKTPTEENFKQSAQIALQGAVAHEYNAFKLKLAPATITEALKHASGLV; the protein is encoded by the coding sequence ATGAAACAGTTTCAATACGTAAGGGCCAATACCCGCGAAGGCGCTATAGCCGCCATTAGCAAACCCGGCACCAAAATTATAGCGGGCGGCACCAACCTGGTAGACCTGATGAAACGTGGTGTAACCGCGCCCGATAAACTGGTGGATATAACCCACCTGCCTTTAAAAGATATAAGCGAATCACAAGGAAATGTGATGACGATGACTGTAGGGGCTTTGGCGTTAAATAGCGTTGTTGCCGAAAACGCACGCGTTAAAGATCTCTTCCCTTTGTTATCAATGGCATTAAAGGCCGGGGCATCGCCACAATTACGCAATATGGCAACTGTTGGCGGTAATATGATGCAGCGCACCCGCTGTAGTTACTTTTACGATACCGCCCTGCCCTGCAACAAACGCGAACCGGGCACAGGCTGTGGCGCAATGGAAGGTTACAACCGCATGCATGCCATTTTTGGTGCAAGCGATAAATGCATAGCCGTACACCCAAGCGATATGTGCGTGGCTTTAGCCGCTTTAGATGCTACTGCTGTAGTAGCGGGTACAAAAGGCGAAAGGCGCATACCATTTACTGATTTTCACCGCTTGCCCGGACAACATCCTGAGCTGGATAACACCCTTTTACCGGGCGAGATGATCATAGCAGTAGAGATTCCTGCCAATAACTTCGCCAAAAATAGTTACTACCTAAAAGTGCGCGACAGGCAATCATACGCCTTTGCGCTGGTATCGGTAGCGGCTGCTTTAGATATACAGGGCGGAGTAATAAAAGGCGCACGCCTTGCAATGGGTGGCGTGGCGCACAAGCCATGGCGCTTGTTTGATGCCGAAAAGGCGCTAATAGGCAAAACGCCAACCGAAGAAAACTTTAAGCAGTCCGCACAAATAGCCTTACAGGGGGCGGTTGCTCATGAGTATAATGCATTTAAATTAAAACTTGCCCCGGCTACCATCACCGAGGCGTTAAAACACGCGTCAGGCTTAGTTTAA
- a CDS encoding class I SAM-dependent rRNA methyltransferase, with amino-acid sequence MIDVVLKKGKEKAVLHRHPWVFSGAIENVKGKPANGDVIRLLDAKKDFLAYGFYNDKSRVAVRLLEWDENVAIDDNWFRAKVRMAVAGRDHILADGSTDTCRLIFSESDYLPGLIVDKYADHLAVQVLTSGMQNAMPVIIDELNALLKPASIFDKSDAASRLHEGLETNNTLLAGSQPPPLVMVKENGISYGINIAEGQKSGFYCDQRYNRQLLAGYANGKSMLDCFCYTGGFTLNALKSGATAVTSVDSSALALETLTENIRLNEFEGAAHTAIKSDVNVQLRKFRDEGALFDIVVLDPPKYAPSRSALDRASRAYKDLNRLGMQLLNSGGLLATYSCSGAMDMETFKQVLAWAALDAGKQVQFIYQFHQPEDHPVRASFPEGEYLKGLLCRVW; translated from the coding sequence ATGATTGATGTTGTATTAAAGAAGGGAAAAGAGAAAGCGGTGCTGCACAGGCACCCCTGGGTATTTTCGGGCGCTATAGAAAATGTTAAAGGCAAACCAGCCAATGGCGATGTAATACGCCTGCTGGATGCTAAAAAGGATTTTTTGGCCTACGGCTTTTACAACGACAAATCGCGGGTGGCGGTGCGCCTGCTGGAATGGGATGAAAATGTTGCCATTGACGATAACTGGTTTAGGGCAAAAGTGCGCATGGCTGTTGCCGGTCGTGACCATATCTTGGCCGATGGAAGTACCGATACCTGCCGTTTGATTTTCAGTGAATCGGACTACCTGCCGGGCCTGATAGTTGATAAATATGCTGACCATCTGGCCGTGCAGGTATTAACATCGGGGATGCAAAATGCCATGCCGGTTATTATTGATGAACTGAATGCGCTGTTAAAACCTGCCAGTATTTTTGATAAAAGCGACGCGGCATCGCGCCTGCACGAAGGTTTGGAAACAAACAATACTTTATTAGCCGGTAGCCAGCCGCCGCCACTGGTGATGGTTAAAGAGAATGGTATTAGCTATGGCATTAACATCGCCGAAGGGCAAAAATCGGGCTTTTACTGCGATCAGCGCTATAACCGCCAACTACTGGCCGGCTATGCCAATGGTAAAAGCATGCTGGATTGCTTTTGCTATACCGGCGGCTTTACCCTTAATGCGTTAAAAAGCGGTGCGACGGCGGTAACCAGTGTAGATAGCTCGGCACTCGCGCTGGAAACACTTACCGAAAATATAAGACTTAATGAATTTGAAGGCGCAGCACATACGGCCATTAAATCGGACGTGAACGTACAGCTGCGTAAGTTTAGGGATGAGGGAGCTCTTTTTGATATTGTGGTGCTCGATCCGCCAAAATACGCGCCATCGCGTTCGGCACTTGACCGTGCCTCACGTGCCTATAAGGATCTTAACCGCCTGGGCATGCAGCTGCTAAACAGCGGCGGGCTGCTGGCTACCTACTCCTGCTCGGGTGCTATGGATATGGAAACCTTTAAACAGGTATTGGCCTGGGCCGCACTGGATGCGGGCAAACAGGTGCAATTCATCTACCAGTTTCATCAACCGGAAGACCATCCCGTTAGGGCATCATTCCCCGAAGGAGAATATTTAAAAGGCCTATTATGCAGGGTTTGGTAA
- a CDS encoding (2Fe-2S)-binding protein — translation MENEIRCPRTLKDQDPNDPSRRNFIKQSTLITAVALTPATALKAAEEHVDDAIAAVFEKLPVKLEVNGTVHSLSVEPRATLLDILREQLDLTGTKKGCDHGQCGACTVHVDGQRVNSCLTLGVMANGKKVTTIEGLAKGDELHPMQEAFIKHDGFQCGYCTPGQIMSAVACIKEGHANSEAEIREYMSGNICRCGAYPNIVNAILEVKNGGQSA, via the coding sequence ATGGAAAACGAAATAAGATGTCCGCGTACCCTAAAGGACCAGGACCCCAACGACCCATCGCGCCGTAATTTTATAAAGCAGTCTACATTAATAACTGCTGTGGCACTAACACCTGCAACCGCCCTTAAGGCCGCGGAAGAACATGTAGATGATGCCATTGCTGCCGTTTTTGAAAAACTGCCCGTAAAACTGGAAGTGAATGGCACGGTTCACAGCCTATCGGTTGAGCCCCGGGCCACCCTGCTGGATATTTTACGTGAGCAGCTTGACCTTACCGGCACCAAAAAAGGTTGCGATCATGGCCAATGCGGAGCCTGTACCGTACATGTAGACGGGCAACGGGTAAACAGTTGCCTAACACTTGGCGTAATGGCCAACGGTAAAAAAGTAACCACCATAGAGGGCCTTGCCAAAGGCGACGAATTGCACCCTATGCAGGAAGCATTTATTAAGCATGATGGCTTCCAATGCGGATATTGCACCCCGGGGCAAATCATGTCGGCAGTGGCTTGTATAAAAGAGGGGCATGCCAATTCTGAAGCAGAGATACGCGAATATATGAGCGGTAACATATGCCGCTGTGGGGCTTACCCAAATATTGTTAACGCTATACTGGAAGTAAAGAATGGAGGGCAATCTGCATGA
- the pgl gene encoding 6-phosphogluconolactonase — protein MELKIFKTDTEVLQNLAEYIAAVAAKSIDANGRFSIALSGGSSPKKLYELLASNYANKIDWDKVFFFFGDERDVPLTHKDSNYLMAKTALFDPLNINPANVFAVQTNLGAEEAAKNYTLNLINFFDGHNACFDMVLLGLGDNSHTASLFPHTSVLADETASVQALYIDEVKMNRITFTAPLINNAHYIVFLVYGAGKAEAVKHILEDKTNIKEYPAQLIKPSGNGDLLWFLDEAAAAALTNKQG, from the coding sequence ATGGAACTTAAAATATTTAAAACGGATACCGAGGTACTGCAAAACTTAGCAGAATATATTGCAGCTGTAGCTGCAAAAAGTATTGATGCGAATGGTCGTTTTTCTATCGCATTATCAGGCGGCAGCTCGCCAAAAAAATTGTACGAGCTGCTTGCCTCTAACTATGCCAATAAAATAGATTGGGATAAGGTGTTTTTCTTTTTTGGAGACGAACGAGATGTGCCATTAACCCACAAGGATAGCAATTACCTGATGGCTAAAACAGCATTGTTCGACCCATTGAATATTAACCCCGCCAATGTATTTGCGGTGCAAACTAACCTCGGAGCCGAAGAGGCTGCCAAAAACTATACGCTAAATCTCATCAACTTTTTTGATGGGCATAATGCCTGTTTTGATATGGTGCTGCTTGGCCTGGGCGATAACTCCCACACCGCGTCATTATTCCCGCATACATCAGTACTGGCCGACGAAACGGCATCAGTGCAGGCGCTATATATTGATGAGGTAAAAATGAACCGCATAACCTTTACCGCGCCGTTAATAAATAACGCCCACTATATAGTGTTTTTAGTTTATGGTGCAGGCAAAGCCGAGGCCGTTAAACACATTTTAGAAGATAAAACCAATATAAAGGAATACCCCGCCCAGCTTATTAAACCAAGCGGCAATGGCGACCTGCTTTGGTTTTTAGATGAAGCCGCGGCTGCTGCCTTAACAAACAAGCAGGGCTAA
- the zwf gene encoding glucose-6-phosphate dehydrogenase, whose translation MSTTTKSEPTIFIIFGGTGDLNSRKIAPALYNLFLDGWLPKQFSIIGTGRTKLTDEQFRENLHNDINQFSRSGKSDPKKWAEFEKSIYYQVSDATDFETYKEFGVRIDKHNAEWKTKANVLFYLAVAPNFFPIIASNISKAKLAEDKNKVRIIIEKPFGHDLETAKELNTLLSGIFDECQIYRIDHYLGKETVQNIMAFRFANSIMEPLWNRNYIEHVQISVTEQLGVEERGDYYDGSGAMRDMIQNHLLQLLCHIAMEPPVSFIADEVRDRKVDVLKAMRRFTPEDVRNSAVRGQYGSGWMKGKEVPGYREEPKVDPDSNTETFAAFKFFVDNWRWQGVPFYVRTGKRMHQSSSVITIQFKDVPHLIFPTEAAESWQQNRLIISIQPEMSIRLQVQAKRPGIDMVLNVVDMVFDYKGTYANQAPEAYETLILDTMLGDQTLFMRGDQVEAAWDLVMPILNTWQNKKSLNFPNYSADSWGPESAEALIARDGFNWFTLPVNGKK comes from the coding sequence ATGAGCACAACCACTAAGTCAGAACCTACCATATTCATCATTTTTGGTGGAACGGGCGATTTAAATTCACGCAAAATTGCACCGGCCCTTTATAATTTATTTTTAGATGGATGGCTGCCAAAGCAATTTTCCATAATAGGTACTGGTCGTACCAAGCTTACCGATGAGCAATTCAGGGAAAACCTGCATAACGATATTAACCAATTTTCGCGTAGCGGTAAAAGCGACCCGAAAAAGTGGGCCGAGTTTGAAAAAAGCATTTACTACCAGGTATCGGATGCTACCGACTTTGAAACTTATAAAGAATTTGGTGTACGTATTGATAAACATAACGCCGAGTGGAAAACAAAGGCAAACGTGTTATTTTACCTGGCAGTAGCGCCAAACTTCTTCCCAATTATTGCTTCCAACATATCAAAGGCAAAACTGGCCGAGGATAAAAATAAAGTAAGGATAATTATCGAGAAACCTTTTGGCCACGACCTGGAAACAGCCAAAGAGCTTAACACCCTGCTTTCGGGTATATTTGATGAATGCCAGATATACCGTATAGACCATTACCTGGGTAAAGAAACCGTGCAAAATATTATGGCTTTCCGCTTTGCCAACTCTATTATGGAGCCTTTGTGGAACCGTAATTATATAGAGCATGTGCAGATATCGGTAACCGAACAACTAGGCGTTGAAGAGCGCGGCGATTATTACGATGGATCTGGCGCTATGCGCGATATGATACAAAACCACTTGCTGCAATTGCTTTGCCACATAGCAATGGAGCCCCCTGTTAGCTTTATAGCCGACGAGGTGCGCGACCGCAAGGTGGATGTATTAAAGGCTATGCGCAGGTTTACGCCCGAAGATGTACGCAACTCGGCCGTTAGGGGCCAGTACGGCAGCGGCTGGATGAAAGGTAAAGAAGTGCCCGGCTACCGCGAAGAACCAAAGGTTGATCCGGATTCGAACACCGAAACCTTTGCCGCGTTTAAGTTTTTTGTTGACAACTGGCGCTGGCAGGGCGTACCGTTTTACGTTCGCACAGGTAAAAGAATGCACCAGTCATCATCGGTTATTACCATTCAGTTTAAGGATGTGCCGCATTTGATATTCCCTACCGAAGCAGCCGAAAGCTGGCAGCAAAACAGGTTGATCATTAGCATACAGCCCGAAATGAGCATTCGTTTACAGGTGCAGGCCAAACGCCCCGGTATTGATATGGTGTTAAACGTAGTAGATATGGTATTTGATTATAAGGGCACTTATGCCAACCAGGCACCCGAAGCCTACGAAACGCTAATATTAGACACTATGCTTGGCGACCAAACCCTGTTTATGCGCGGCGACCAGGTAGAAGCAGCCTGGGATCTGGTGATGCCGATACTAAACACCTGGCAAAATAAAAAGAGTTTGAACTTCCCTAATTATTCTGCCGACTCGTGGGGCCCCGAATCTGCCGAAGCATTAATAGCGCGCGACGGGTTTAACTGGTTCACCCTGCCGGTTAACGGTAAAAAGTAA
- the rpiA gene encoding ribose 5-phosphate isomerase A, whose product MSLINNLQWSSEIINQSGKQKVAAEIAAKVKDGDVLGVGSGSTVYLALLAIAERIKAEKLNLLAIPTSLEISMFCSKLGIPLTTLFEHKPDWLFDGADEVDPNNSLIKGRGGAMFKEKLLISSSPVNYIIVDDSKIVDKIGTNFPIPIEVFPQALLHVEEELEKLGANSIKLRPAVGKDGPIISENNNLILDCHFNSVPDTLERDIKAITGVIESGLFIGYDLQIMVASNR is encoded by the coding sequence ATGAGTTTAATAAACAACCTGCAATGGTCTTCCGAGATCATTAACCAAAGCGGCAAGCAAAAGGTAGCCGCTGAAATTGCCGCGAAGGTAAAGGATGGCGATGTGCTTGGTGTGGGTTCGGGTTCTACGGTTTATTTGGCATTGCTGGCCATTGCCGAACGCATAAAGGCTGAAAAGCTAAATTTGCTGGCGATCCCTACATCGTTAGAAATATCGATGTTTTGCAGCAAACTAGGCATACCCTTAACTACCTTATTTGAGCACAAGCCCGATTGGTTATTTGACGGTGCCGACGAGGTTGACCCTAATAACAGCCTGATAAAGGGCCGCGGTGGGGCAATGTTTAAAGAGAAACTATTGATAAGCAGCAGCCCTGTAAATTATATAATTGTTGATGATAGCAAGATAGTTGACAAAATAGGCACTAACTTTCCTATCCCCATCGAGGTGTTTCCGCAGGCATTGCTGCATGTTGAGGAAGAGTTGGAAAAATTAGGCGCTAACAGCATTAAGCTACGCCCGGCTGTAGGTAAGGATGGCCCAATTATATCAGAGAACAACAACCTGATATTGGACTGCCACTTTAATAGTGTACCCGATACTTTAGAACGGGATATTAAAGCTATAACAGGCGTAATAGAAAGCGGATTATTTATAGGGTACGATCTGCAAATAATGGTAGCATCAAACAGGTAA